A genomic region of Sciurus carolinensis chromosome 7, mSciCar1.2, whole genome shotgun sequence contains the following coding sequences:
- the Fbxo30 gene encoding F-box only protein 30: MEEDLQHSHCVNCVSRRCMTRPEPGISCDLIGCPLVCGAFFHSCKADEHRLLCPFERVPCLNSDFGCPFTMTRNKVAEHLEMCPASVVCCTMEWNRWPVSYADRKSYENLSRDVDEVAQLDMALALQDQRMLLESLKVATMMSKATDKVSEPREQISVKSSVPEIPHTNGLVSVDEESYGALYQATVETTRSLAAALDILNTATRDIGMLNTSLHATPDEMNEEQNDRESLQDGNLKDQDHPYEDEIGAVGGIDHTGISQNAHSEQNGSSDLLCDLNTGSYGTSVLCNGFPLENVCIQVKDQDQNFQVDSKQSSLTNGECVASDGTSEPSSSLSVAAQLREVIPSSALPNGTVQHILMPDNEDEGLYWRKVDLGDLRNMDVLSFSHVPSFKFLSNSCWSKPKEDKAVDTSDLEVAEDPMGLQGIDLITAALLFCLGDSPGGRGISDSRMVDVYHIDFGTQTFSLPSAILATNTMVGEIASASACDHANPQLSNPSPFQTLGLDLVLECVARYQPKQRSMFTFVCGQLFRRKEFSSHFKNVHGDIHAGLNGWMEQRCPLAYYGCTYSQRRFCPSTQGAKIIHDRHLRSFGVQPCVSTVLVEPSRNCVLGLHNDHLSSLPFEVLQHIAGFLDGFSLCQLSRVSRLMRDVCGSLLQSRGMVILQWGKKKYPEGNSSWQIKEKVWRFSTAFCSVNEWKFADILSMADHLKKCSYNIIEKREEAIPLPCMCVTRELTKEGRSLRSVLKPVL, translated from the exons ATGGAGGAGGATCTGCAGCATTCACACTGTGTGAATTGTGTCAGTAGACGGTGTATGACCAGACCAGAGCCTGGGATTTCCTGTGACCTGATTGGTTGTCCTTTGGTTTGTGGAGCATTTTTCCATTCTTGTAAAGCTGATGAGCACCGACTTCTATGTCCGTTTGAGCGAGTGCCTTGCTTAAATAGTGACTTTGGATGTCCATTTACCATGACCCGAAATAAAGTTGCTGAACATCTAGAAATGTGTCCTGCAAGTGTGGTGTGCTGTACTATGGAATGGAACCGATGGCCAGTTAGTTATGCAGACCGGAAATCATATGAAAATCTAAGCAGAGATGTTGATGAAGTGGCACAGTTAGATATGGCCTTGGCCCTGCAAGACCAAAGGATGCTCTTAGAATCTCTCAAAGTAGCCACCATGATGTCAAAAGCTACTGATAAAGTATCTGAACCTAGAGAACAAATCTCAGTTAAATCCAGTGTCCCAGAAATACCACATACTAATGGTTTGGTGTCTGTTGATGAAGAATCTTATGGTGCACTTTATCAAGCTACTGTAGAAACAACCAGAAGTTTGGCTGCTGCTTTAGATATCTTGAATACTGCCACAAGAGACATTGGCATGTTAAATACAAGTCTTCATGCTACCCCAGATGAAatgaatgaagaacaaaatgacAGAGAAAGTTTGCAGGATGGAAACTTGAAAGACCAGGACCATCCTTATGAGGATGAGATAGGGGCAGTAGGTGGAATCGACCATACTGGCATAAGTCAGAATGCCCATTCTGAGCAAAATGGCTCAAGTGATTTATTGTGTGATTTGAACACAGGTTCTTATGGCACTTCTGTTCTTTGCAATGGCTTTCCTTTGGAAAATGTATGTATACAGGTCAAAGACCAGGATCAGAATTTTCAAGTTGATTCAAAACAAAGTAGCTTAACAAATGGAGAATGTGTGGCATCAGATGGTACTTCAGAACCTTCCAGTTCACTTTCAGTAGCAGCACAACTTAGAGAAGTAATACCCTCCAGTGCTTTACCTAATGGCACAGTTCAGCATATCCTTATGCCAGATAATGAAGATGAAGGACTGTATTGGAGAAAAGTAGACTTAGGGGACTTGAGGAATATGGATGTCTTATCTTTCAGTCATGTCCCTTCATTCAAATTTCTTTCTAATTCATGTTGGTCTAAACCAAAGGAAGATAAAGCAGTAGATACATCAGATTTGGAAGTTGCTGAAGATCCTATGGGCCTCCAAGGAATAGATCTGATCACAGCAGCATTATTGTTCTGTCTAGGAGATTCTCCAGGTGGGAGGGGTATATCTGATAGTCGCATGGTTGATGTATATCACATTGACTTTGGGACACAGACTTTTTCGCTTCCATCTGCAATATTAGCTACAAATACAATGGTTGGGGAAATAGCTTCAGCTTCAGCTTGTGATCATGCCAATCCTCAGCTTTCAAATCCAAGTCCTTTTCAGACGCTTGGGTTGGATTTAGTATTGGAATGTGTTGCTAGGTATCAACCTAAGCAGCGTTCAATGTTTACCTTTGTGTGTGGACAgttatttagaagaaaagaattttcttcccattttaagAATGTGCATGGTGACATTCATGCTGGACTTAATGGCTGGATGGAACAGAGGTGCCCCTTAGCCTATTATGGTTGTACTTATTCTCAGCGTAGATTTTGTCCATCAACACAAGGAGCAAAGATTATACATGACCGCCATTTGAGGTCATTTGGAGTTCAGCCATGTGTATCTACAGTATTAGTAGAGCCTTCTAGAAACTGTGTGTTGGGATTACATAATGACCATCTAAGTAGTCTCCCCTTTGAGGTCCTACAACATATTGCAGGCTTTCTTGATGGCTTCAGTTTATGCCAGCTCTCACGTGTGTCCAGGTTAATGAGGGATGTGTGTGGCAGTCTGCTTCAGTCTCGTGGAATGGTCATACTACAGTGGGGGAAAAAGAAGTATCCAGAAGGAAATTCATCATGGCAGATAAAGGAAAAG GTATGGCGATTCAGTACTGCATTTTGTTCAGTTAATGAATGGAAGTTTGCTGACATCTTAAGCATGGCTGACCACTTGAAGAAGTGCAGTTACAATATCATAGAGAAACGGGAGGAAGCAATCCCATTGCCATGTATGTGTGTGACTCGAGAACTCACTAAAGAAGGACGTTCACTACGCTCAGTTTTAAAACCTGtgctttaa